The genomic stretch TGTTCAGATGGACCTGAAGAGACGAGAGAGTGTCATTCaacaaaagcagacattttgtcATCTTTTATTTCAGTCAGTTACGGCGTAATATTACATTTCTTAGCCCGAAAAGGTACCTTTTGAGCTTCACCAaaccatttttcaaaaacatatgaataagtcatgctgtttcgtgtttgaatacagcctattattggtcaaatatctgcatatttaagcaaatatttTCTGCCAAAATTCACACATAAAAATGAGtgaactaaaatagaaataagacATGTAAGAGCACGCACTTTTGCGCCATTTCTTACACTAAGAAATATTATAGTGTGCCATCATACTTACCACATGCACCATTTTTATATCTCATTTACATATTTGTTGGTGTCTTCTGACATATAAGGCAAACTCGTCTGAACACAGAGAATTCCGTTTCAGTGATAAATGGTGCGACATGGCTTTACAGCTTTGTTCTCTTCTGGTCCTACTCTGGCGGTTTGACAGGCACTCACGATGGAGCCGTAGTCTATGCAGAGTGTTTGCAGTGCCCAAGGCAGGCCCAGGCCCACTAGGATGTCAAACACATTGCTGCCTATGGAGTTGGAGATGGCCATGTCTCCCAGACCTGTGagggtaaggtaaggtaacacTGTCAAGGTGTGTGTACCATTCTACTAATTGTACTCATCAACCTCTTCAAGAAAGAATGGTTAGACTTTGTCTTACTGGTAAGGTCAAAACTGAAGTCACAACATCTCTCATCAAATTGGGATCCTAGCAGGTGCTTCTCTTTGAGTTTTACTGTGAGCCACTCTTTGGTGGACTTCTTTTTGTGAGCCATGGACAGTATGTGTGTATCCTTTATGTGGACATACCCTGACGAGCAACTATTACACTGGCCATGCAGTCTGGGACACTGGTGCCTGCTGCCAGGAAGGTGATGCCCATGATGACATCAGGGATGCCAAGAGTGAAGCCAATCACGGTCACCTGAAACCAGGAGGGATGGTCACAAAAGGCTGACAAATGTGCCACATGCTTTCGGCATGCAAGGCTGCCAGGACTGACCATCCAGACCATGATGTAAGACAGACCAGCAATCCAGATGGTCGCAGTGAAGAAGGAGACCAAAAACCAGTTCTCCCAGCGCCGTTTGGCACAGTTGGGCACAGTGAAGAACAGAAGCAAGGACAATGGCCACATGGTTAACCACTTCAGCTTGTTACACACACCGTCTGgagaaaaacagacagaaaGGATCGAAATTCACCAAAAAGGCTGGTGTTTTTATACCATCTGTGCTGTACCTGGAGCTTTGAACGGCACCAGCGGTCCTTCGTTCCCATCATCTGCCTCTCCCTCCCCGTCATTCCCATTGTTCTCATTATCCTCACTTTCATTCTCCATTGCAGACCCCAGTCGCTCAAGTGTCCACCTCCCGTTAAACCCTGGCTCGGCGCTGCTGACGCCGTTCTCCAAGCCCCACCTTCCCTGGGCGACTGAATCAGAGTCACCATTTGTGATGCAGTTGACCCGGGTCTCTGTGGTGTTGATTAGTCTTCGTCTCTGGCAGGGATTAGACATGATGATAAACCACGCTATTTAGTAATACTGCCCTTCATAGTCAAGCAAGCGGACTTATACCTCATTGATAAGCATCCGGGAGGCCATGGTGAGGCGGGTTCTCGGGGTGAAGTGGCTGGTGATCATGATCCTCATGCCAGCTTCGGAGAAAGTCAGTTGGTGCGGGTATGCAGACAGAAGCTCATCCACCATCACCACGGATGGCTTACTTTGGATGTTAGCTGGGAAGACATGAAACACTTACCCCAGCTGGTGCGCACGGGTATGGAATACTGTAGCCCacggtttatttatttatacaagaGTATCAGAGTCAAACAAGTGGCTATATTGATTGTTAAACGGCACAGAGACAGGTTCCAGTGCAAAGACAAACATCTCTCTTCTTACTTGTCTTGAGCAGGACTGCTGTCGCATCACAAGTCACATCTGCCAGGTCAGCGCTTCCTGTTAAGCCATTGACCAGCTTCACCGAGCTCTTCTTGTGTTGGTTGAGGTAACACTGCACCTTGTTGTTAAACCTGATTTCCAAAGACAGGCCAAGTTTTGACTGAATGATCTGCAGACATTAACAGGATGTAAAACATTAGAAGGGGACTCACTTCATGATGAGGATGTAGATAGCATACATCAGAACCAGGACCAGAGACTCCCACCTTGACACACAAGCACGTATGATAAGTCAAGTTTGTTCACTCATTTTCAATCTGATTTAAAAAGTACACTGATTTTTCTCTCACCAGCACACCATCTCATCATAGATGAACTAGAAAGATAAGACAGTACAGACAGAGAGCATTAGGTGGGAAGCACGTCCCCACTTGGGACGAGGACCAGTTATTGTTAGGTTTGATATCGTTCATAAAACCCTGTGAAGCCTGACCCAttcaatcaggggtgtccaaacctgcTGAAAAATCAAAAGGCACGGGGCTATTTCTATGTTATATGTGCTATGTTATGTAAGTCAATAAAAACAGCATGCATGTCAGCTTTGGGTTATAGGTTATTTTGGGTTTCCATTTTTGTTCTTTAActgacccccccaaaaaaaatgccgGGACACACCAGGACACCAATGTATTAAAtaatagtcattttttttactctgaatTGGACcactttatataatataaagtttaaaaacaGATATGTGTCCATGTCTTCATGCTTCACTAATGTTTTTTCATCGAGTGTTTAAATTTCACACTTTATTTGTTGGTCCTTGAAAGCATCATTGTTGTGTGccgttttctttttcttttaatatagatttttttttacaaaaaaaaagcactcgcaaatatgcagggatccactgtatttttacaatatgctacggacagattaaaaataaaagctgaaaatggccccaatccacagtttggacacccttagcacacaggatattcattcattcattttctaccgcttatcctcacgagggtcacgaggggtgctggagcctatcccagctgtcttcgggcgagaggcggggtacaccctggactggtggccagccaatcacagggcacatatagacaaacaaccattcacactcacattcatacctatggacaatgtggagtggccaattaacctagcatgtttttggaatgggggaggaaaccggagtccccagagaaaacccacgcatgcacggggagaacatgcagactccacacaaagatggccgaggctggactcgaactcaggtctcctagctgtgaggcctgcacgctaaccactcggtcgccgtgcagccatagaGGATAtaaattttcaatttattttaaatgccAGCTGGAAGGCTGTCATGTCATGCATGTTATGTTGCATGTTGTATAGAAAATAGACAATTACAAATGTAAGGTGCATACTTGTGAGTTTTGACTACATTCTCATTATATTTTCATGCACACGGTGTAGGGTGTCAAAATGAGTCTCTTACCGCAATGAGGGCGATAACAGAAAAGGTATAGTAAACAGAATCACGAAGAACAGCCCAATGAGAGAGCTTCACAGCCTGCAGGGAGCACATCAAACAGATACAACAGTATAAAAACTGCATTCaaatatttactcttattagaTTCTCACTGTGCTTTGCGGAAAAATGCCTGACGAAAAATCTTTGTCCATTGACTGTAGGATGAATTCACTAACATCTCTCCTAGCCTTGTCATATCACCAGTTTCTCTGCCTCATTATCTCACTATGATTACATAATGTGCAATCTGGGATTGCATCACTCTTTGAagtcatgtatgtgtgtgtgtatttgtcagagCAAAGAGCTTATCCGTGTACTAACTCTGCTCATTTGAATGCAAGGCTCCGGCGCATGTCAGATGGATTGAGGGAGCAGAGGCTCTATACCGTCTGTGTCTACATATTGTTGAATCATGCTGATACATCATCCATCTTTCATGGACAGAActcaaaaatgcttttttttctatgtacacTAAAGGCCGAACTATCTCTCTAAAACATTGGTCAAAAATCTGTCTAAATTTGTCTTGGTGATCCGAGATAATCCATCCACCTCAGAGGTCTGAcacatatcaagatgctgattacaCAGCa from Doryrhamphus excisus isolate RoL2022-K1 chromosome 1, RoL_Dexc_1.0, whole genome shotgun sequence encodes the following:
- the LOC131136569 gene encoding sodium/potassium/calcium exchanger 3-like isoform X3 is translated as MDVLAGQGMSLPAIRLRSRPVSQKKMKTRRKRRKEFLLIQICLFAGLLLVVKGCYFLAGGSDVDVSSHSTNDQERWNGRRLLQNTDNGSTVDMEMENNCTSPALQEFPADLFTNRERTEGAVALHVLCTIYMFCALALVCDDYFVPSLEKICEAVKLSHWAVLRDSVYYTFSVIALIAFIYDEMVCWWESLVLVLMYAIYILIMKFNNKVQCYLNQHKKSSVKLVNGLTGSADLADVTCDATAVLLKTTNIQSKPSVVMVDELLSAYPHQLTFSEAGMRIMITSHFTPRTRLTMASRMLINERRRLINTTETRVNCITNGDSDSVAQGRWGLENGVSSAEPGFNGRWTLERLGSAMENESEDNENNGNDGEGEADDGNEGPLVPFKAPDGVCNKLKWLTMWPLSLLLFFTVPNCAKRRWENWFLVSFFTATIWIAGLSYIMVWMVTVIGFTLGIPDVIMGITFLAAGTSVPDCMASVIVARQGPSEQQGTHLLCRTLTGLSLLHSPGSPFEQMDSGLEIGLGVPGDVRHLSLFLCPHRVQRLHLCQPSYVPRHPLTSGLSTPLWTGGGNALCFLLCLGTVRQSRTFSLEEDCFASDVWMM
- the LOC131136569 gene encoding sodium/potassium/calcium exchanger 3-like isoform X4, with the translated sequence MDVLAGQGMSLPAIRLRSRPVSQKKMKTRRKRRKEFLLIQICLFAGLLLVVKGCYFLAGGSDVDVSSHSTNDQERWNGRRLLQNTDNGSTVDMEMENNCTSPALQEFPADLFTNRERTEGAVALHVLCTIYMFCALALVCDDYFVPSLEKICERLHLSEDVAGATFMAAGSSAPELFTSIIGVFITKGDVGVGTIVGSAVFNILCIIGVCGFFAGQAVKLSHWAVLRDSVYYTFSVIALIAFIYDEMVCWWESLVLVLMYAIYILIMKFNNKVQCYLNQHKKSSVKLVNGLTGSADLADVTCDATAVLLKTTNIQSKPSVVMVDELLSAYPHQLTFSEAGMRIMITSHFTPRTRLTMASRMLINERRRLINTTETRVNCITNGDSDSVAQGRWGLENGVSSAEPGFNGRWTLERLGSAMENESEDNENNGNDGEGEADDGNEGPLVPFKAPDGVCNKLKWLTMWPLSLLLFFTVPNCAKRRWENWFLVSFFTATIWIAGLSYIMVWMVTVIGFTLGIPDVIMGITFLAAGTSVPDCMASVIVARQGPSEQQGTHLLCRTLTGLSLLHSPGSPFEQMDSGLEIGLGVPGDVRHLSLFLCPHRVQRLHLCQPSYVPRHPLTSGLSTPLWTGGGNALCFLLCLGTVRQSRTFSLEEDCFASDVWMM
- the LOC131136569 gene encoding sodium/potassium/calcium exchanger 3-like isoform X2, whose amino-acid sequence is MDVLAGQGMSLPAIRLRSRPVSQKKMKTRRKRHVDVSSHSTNDQERWNGRRLLQNTDNGSTVDMEMENNCTSPALQEFPADLFTNRERTEGAVALHVLCTIYMFCALALVCDDYFVPSLEKICERLHLSEDVAGATFMAAGSSAPELFTSIIGVFITKGDVGVGTIVGSAVFNILCIIGVCGFFAGQAVKLSHWAVLRDSVYYTFSVIALIAFIYDEMVCWWESLVLVLMYAIYILIMKFNNKVQCYLNQHKKSSVKLVNGLTGSADLADVTCDATAVLLKTTNIQSKPSVVMVDELLSAYPHQLTFSEAGMRIMITSHFTPRTRLTMASRMLINERRRLINTTETRVNCITNGDSDSVAQGRWGLENGVSSAEPGFNGRWTLERLGSAMENESEDNENNGNDGEGEADDGNEGPLVPFKAPDGVCNKLKWLTMWPLSLLLFFTVPNCAKRRWENWFLVSFFTATIWIAGLSYIMVWMVTVIGFTLGIPDVIMGITFLAAGTSVPDCMASVIVARQGPSEQQGTHLLCRTLTGLSLLHSPGSPFEQMDSGLEIGLGVPGDVRHLSLFLCPHRVQRLHLCQPSYVPRHPLTSGLSTPLWTGGGNALCFLLCLGTVRQSRTFSLEEDCFASDVWMM
- the LOC131136569 gene encoding sodium/potassium/calcium exchanger 3-like isoform X1; the protein is MDVLAGQGMSLPAIRLRSRPVSQKKMKTRRKRRKEFLLIQICLFAGLLLVVKGCYFLAGGSDVDVSSHSTNDQERWNGRRLLQNTDNGSTVDMEMENNCTSPALQEFPADLFTNRERTEGAVALHVLCTIYMFCALALVCDDYFVPSLEKICERLHLSEDVAGATFMAAGSSAPELFTSIIGVFITKGDVGVGTIVGSAVFNILCIIGVCGFFAGQAVKLSHWAVLRDSVYYTFSVIALIAFIYDEMVCWWESLVLVLMYAIYILIMKFNNKVQCYLNQHKKSSVKLVNGLTGSADLADVTCDATAVLLKTTNIQSKPSVVMVDELLSAYPHQLTFSEAGMRIMITSHFTPRTRLTMASRMLINERRRLINTTETRVNCITNGDSDSVAQGRWGLENGVSSAEPGFNGRWTLERLGSAMENESEDNENNGNDGEGEADDGNEGPLVPFKAPDGVCNKLKWLTMWPLSLLLFFTVPNCAKRRWENWFLVSFFTATIWIAGLSYIMVWMVTVIGFTLGIPDVIMGITFLAAGTSVPDCMASVIVARQGLGDMAISNSIGSNVFDILVGLGLPWALQTLCIDYGSIVHLNSRGLIFSVGLLLASVFFTVLGVHLNKWTLDWKLGLVCLVMYAIFLCFSVLIEFNVFIFVNLPMCRDIH